A genomic stretch from Astatotilapia calliptera chromosome 4, fAstCal1.2, whole genome shotgun sequence includes:
- the LOC113020116 gene encoding properdin, protein MEGLRGLLVLVLVLLSVPRSDCVRCFTRFDLNTGECNEEIGEVDEDDCCQNPNYGYMETDGQCESCGLLKWSSWSSWSLCNVLCGQGVRQRSRKCFGIDQSECENAPLSEKLQTEPCNGVCCDDKGWSSWLGWSPCSVTCGGVGVRKRKRECSSPPQCRMACSGPSEETERCAAENTCPVHGGWSSWFSWSHCSATCIAKSDGDVIVPSRVRHRACSNPIPSDNTSPPGNSCPGDALQVQHCSELPNCAEDGSWGAWSPFRPCSVSCGEGLQLSERKCDSPAPRYGGKVCEGPSTQSKICESPCPVDGFWSGWSSWGECSGSCIPQGRAIRRTRQRACSNPAPSSNPPGQNCQGDRHQTESCNHLPFCPVNGSWGSWSPFSSCPVTCGLGLHVSARRCDSPSPQHGGSPCLGEARQTKICSTRRHCPVDGVWSEWSQWSDCKYPGGRDIRCRKTYGSHSRVRECLHRAHNGSLCEGENLTERRVCYHIKGCNMNGRWEAWTPWSLCDPPCGENSVRSRKRICKPDYTGYNLFPPRSSEKASFYGTPNVNCGPLPDGEQQDQSESCINIPACA, encoded by the exons ATGGAGGGTCTGAGGGGTCTGCTGGTTCTGGTTCTGGTGCTGCTCTCTGTGCCGCGTTCAG ACTGTGTGAGGTGTTTCACACGCTTCGACCTGAACACAGGTGAGTGTAATGAGGAGATCGGTGAGGTGGACGAAGACGACTGCTGTCAGAACCCAAACTATGGTTACATGGAAACAGACGGACAGTGTGAGTCCTGTGg tcTCCTCAAGTGGTCTTCTTGGTCGTCATGGTCACTGTGCAACGTGCTGTGTGGGCAGGGAGTGAGGCAGAGAAGCAGGAAGTGTTTCGGTATCGACCAGTCAGAGTGCGAGAATGCTCCACTTTCTGAAAAACTGCAGACTGAACCCTGCAATGGCGTCTGCTGCGACg ataagGGGTGGAGCTCGTGGCTCGGCTGGTCTCCATGCTCAGTCACCTGTGGAGGCGTCGGAGTCAGGAAGCGAAAGCGAGAATGCTCCAGTCCTCCTCAGTGTCGCATGGCTTGCAGCGGTCCttcagaggaaacagagagaTGTGCAGCTGAAAACACCTGTCCAG TCCACGGTGGTTGGTCCAGCTGGTTTAGCTGGTCTCATTGTTCTGCTACGTGCATCGCTAAATCAGATGGCGATGTCATCGTTCCCTCCAGGGTGCGACATCGCGCCTGCTCTAACCCCATCCCGTCAGACAACACATCGCCACCTGGCAACAGTTGCCCTGGAGACGCCTTACAGGTGCAGCACTGTAGCGAGCTTCCCAACTGTGCAG AGGACGGCAGCTGGGGCGCGTGGTCTCCATTCAGGCCATGCTCAGTCTCCTGTGGGGAGGGGCTGCAGCTGTCAGAAAGGAAATGTGATAGCCCCGCCCCTCGATATGGAGGCAAAGTCTGCGAAGGGCCGAGCACTCAGAGCAAGATTTGTGAGAGTCCATgtccag TTGACGGGTTCTGGTCTGGTTGGTCGAGTTGGGGCGAGTGTTCAGGTTCCTGCATCCCACAAGGCAGAGCCATTAGAAGGACTCGCCAGCGCGCCTGTTCTAACCCCGCCCCTTCATCCAACCCACCTGGTCAAAATTGTCAAGGTGACAGGCACCAGACAGAGAGCTGCAACCACCTGCCCTTCTGCCCAG TGAATGGAAGTTGGGGGTCATGGTCGCCCTTCAGTTCCTGTCCTGTTACTTGCGGGCTAGGACTTCATGTATCAGCCAGGAGATGTGACAGCCCCTCCCCTCAACATGGTGGTAGCCCATGTCTGGGAGAAGCACGTCAAACAAAGATCTGCTCAACCAGACGCCACTGTCCAG tggaCGGCGTGTGGTCCGAGTGGTCCCAGTGGAGTGACTGTAAGTACCCGGGCGGGCGAGACATCCGCTGTAGGAAGACTTACGGCAGCCATTCACGAGTGCGCGAGTGTCTCCATCGGGCTCATAACGGGTCCCTCTGCGAAGGTGAAAACCTGACTGAGAGACGAGTGTGCTACCACATCAAAGGCTGCAACA TGAACGGCCGCTGGGAGGCCTGGACACCGTGGAGTCTCTGTGATCCACCCTGTGGCGAAAACTCGGTCCGGTCCAGGAAGAGAATCTGCAAACCTGATTACACCGGCTACAA cctTTTCCCTCCTCGTTCGTCGGAGAAAGCTTCATTTTATGGGACACCAAATGTCAACTGCGGCCCGTTGCCCGACGGCGAGCAGCAGGACCAGAGCGAGTCCTGCATCAACATCCCCGCCTGTGCCTAA